A stretch of Mya arenaria isolate MELC-2E11 chromosome 14, ASM2691426v1 DNA encodes these proteins:
- the LOC128217701 gene encoding uncharacterized protein LOC128217701: MASNFESSIHKGGDFIHEFACSPCDEDGLNTEAQHFCSQCTKYYCNTCVTKHNGLYKRHSVLGRKDVKKWVAAQGTVDALERCERHPGIALELVCVDHDQLCCHVCVAVNHRPCSSILHITDVAKGISKDPEFHQLQQKVADLRKQLECMKNARKKNGVSLRKTRVALVDEVKIIRKKINDMLDRMEKTTVTELDGLIAKHEMSIKKDIDFCTQMHEDLESLMDGCDNKLSSGETVLYVGFKKCGEKMKEAREHLQRMSTVESYNITYQPDKAIEKMFSLQHFGVSTDSVPFAAQFQPEHVFQALGYKEYNVKMSSDKVNCDILGVCELPDGGVVITDWNNCKVKLLDQKYRVVDHCDVPEHPYDVCHIGGNEVAVCVNKRDLRRELHFINRTKGKLVTTRKLRFTHNCYIVAQYGNNLYISSDTALYVYTMTGKQIKKLFEDKSGDEKLANIAISNDGKIIYITNYSNNQLITLDNLGNKLATFTDPELRGPNAVQVTPAGHILVCCSDSNTVLQVDNDRKKERKVTTLAWEECGVYLPRSLLFSSRTSSMIVGGKTDLLLIIKLQ, encoded by the exons ATGGCTTCTAATTTCGAGTCCTCCATTCACAAGGGCGGTGATTTCATCCACGAGTTCGCCTGTTCTCCTTGCGACGAAGATGGATTGAACACGGAAGCTCAACATTTCTGTTCACAGTGCACGAAATATTACTGCAATACCTGCGTCACAAAACATAATGGCTTGTACAAGAGACACTCGGTGCTCGGGCGGAAGGACGTAAAGAAATGGGTGGCGGCCCAAGGGACGGTGGACGCTCTGGAAAGATGTGAGAGACACCCCGGTATAGCATTGGAGCTCGTGTGTGTTGACCATGACCAGCTGTGCTGTCATGTGTGCGTCGCCGTCAATCACAG ACCATGTTCTTCGATACTGCACATCACCGATGTCGCAAAGGGTATCAGCAAAGATCCAGAGTTTCATCAATTACAACAAAAGGTAGCTGACCTCAGAAAACAGCTAGAATGTATGAAAAACGCCAGAAAGAAAAATGGAGTCTCATTGAGGAAGACCCGGGTTGCTCTTGTTGACGAAGTAAAAATAATCCGTAAAAAAATTAACGACATGCTTGACAGGATGGAGAAAACAACAGTAACTGAACTAGACGGTCTGATAGCGAAACACGAAATGTCCATAAAGAAGGATATTGACTTCTGCACACAAATGCATGAAGATCTGGAGAGTTTGATGGATGGGTGTGATAACAAACTGTCCTCAGGCGAAACCGTCTTGTATGTTGGATTTAAAAAATGTGGAGAAAAAATGAAGGAAGCAAGAGAACATCTACAGAGAATGTCAACAGTTGAATCGTACAATATAACATATCAGCCAGACAAAGCAATAGAGAAAATGTTCTCTCTACAACATTTTGGAGTCTCGACTGATTCCGTTCCTTTCGCAGCACAATTCCAACCAGAACATGTGTTCCAAGCGCTGGGGTACAAGGAGTACAATGTGAAGATGAGTTCAGACAAAGTTAATTGTGATATTTTGGGCGTATGTGAACTACCTGATGGAGGGGTTGTTATCACAGACTGGAACAACTGTAAAGTAAAACTCCTGGACCAGAAGTACAGGGTTGTCGACCATTGTGATGTACCCGAGCATCCATATGACGTGTGCCACATTGGCGGGAATGAGGTTGCCGTTTGTGTTAACAAACGTGATCTTAGACGTGAACTCCATTTCATTAACAGAACAAAGGGGAAACTTGTGACTACGAGAAAGTTACGTTTCACACATAACTGTTACATCGTTGCTCAGTACGGAAACAACCTTTACATTTCATCAGATACCGCTTTATACGTCTACACGATGACGGGAAAGCAGATAAAGAAGTTGTTCGAGGACAAGTCCGGTGATGAAAAGTTGGCAAACATTGCAATCAGTAACGACGGGAAGATTATCTACATCACAAACTACTCGAACAATCAACTTATCACCCTGGACAACCTCGGCAACAAGCTGGCCACATTCACTGATCCTGAATTAAGGGGACCTAACGCAGTACAAGTGACGCCAGCTGGACACATTCTTGTCTGCTGCTCGGACTCAAACACAGTGCTGCAGGTTGACAATGACAGAAAGAAAGAGAGAAAGGTTACCACACTGGCCTGGGAAGAATGCGGAGTGTACTTACCGAGATCTCTTCTCTTCAGCAGCCGTACTTCCTCTATGATTGTCGGTGGAAAGACAGACTTGCTTCTTATTATCAA